A region from the Pseudonocardia petroleophila genome encodes:
- a CDS encoding YchJ family protein yields the protein MRTCPCGLPAPYDDCCGRYHRGAAAPTAEALMRSRFSAFAVGDAAHLHASWDPETRPRRVDVDPGTRWTRLEVLDRTGGGLLESTGTVEFRAHHDGGVVAEHSRFRRVDGRWVYVGPV from the coding sequence GTGCGCACCTGCCCCTGCGGTCTACCCGCCCCCTACGACGACTGCTGCGGCCGCTACCACCGCGGCGCGGCGGCCCCCACCGCCGAGGCGCTGATGCGGTCGCGGTTCAGCGCGTTCGCCGTGGGCGACGCCGCCCACCTGCACGCGTCGTGGGACCCGGAGACCCGCCCGCGGCGCGTCGACGTCGACCCGGGGACGCGGTGGACCCGGCTGGAGGTGCTCGACCGCACCGGCGGCGGGCTGCTGGAGTCCACCGGCACCGTGGAGTTCCGGGCGCACCACGACGGGGGAGTGGTGGCCGAGCACAGCCGGTTCCGCCGGGTGGACGGGCGCTGGGTCTACGTCGGGCCGGTCTGA
- a CDS encoding YceI family protein encodes MTTAQTQIPGYIAGTWDIDPVHSEVGFTVRHMMVSKVRGRFTGFSGAITTSDDVTASSVRVEIDATSIATGNDQRDGHVRSADFFDVENHPTWSFVSTAVRADGDDLAVDGDLTIKGVTRPVTLAVEVGGFGPDAYGGTRAGFTATTSINRSDYGVDIAMPLDGGGVVVSEKVQITLEIQGVLRTA; translated from the coding sequence ATGACCACGGCACAGACCCAGATCCCCGGATACATCGCCGGCACGTGGGACATCGACCCGGTGCACTCCGAGGTCGGGTTCACGGTCCGCCACATGATGGTGAGCAAGGTACGCGGCCGGTTCACCGGGTTCTCCGGTGCGATCACCACGTCGGACGACGTCACCGCATCGAGTGTCCGCGTCGAGATCGACGCCACCTCGATCGCCACCGGCAACGACCAGCGCGACGGCCACGTCCGCTCGGCCGACTTCTTCGACGTCGAGAACCACCCGACGTGGAGCTTCGTCTCCACCGCGGTGCGGGCCGACGGTGACGACCTGGCCGTCGACGGCGACCTGACCATCAAGGGCGTCACCAGGCCCGTCACGCTCGCCGTCGAGGTCGGCGGCTTCGGCCCCGACGCCTACGGCGGCACGCGCGCCGGGTTCACGGCCACCACCAGCATCAACCGCAGCGACTACGGCGTCGACATCGCGATGCCGCTCGACGGCGGCGGCGTCGTGGTGAGCGAGAAGGTCCAGATCACCCTGGAGATCCAGGGCGTGCTGCGCACCGCCTGA
- a CDS encoding NAD(P)-dependent alcohol dehydrogenase translates to MPETMKSFVIKTVGATEVVEKPIPDPGPEEAIVRTTAALICTSDVHTVKGALPVPDGRTLGHESVGVIHKLGSAVTGFEEGQRVVVCAVTPCYRCSACQRGFTSQCGGALGGYKYTVQMDGNMAEYFVVPAAAANLTPIPEAISDEQAAYCCDMLTTGFMGVEHCYLQFGETVAIFAQGPVGLSATIGAQLMGAGRIIAVESRPERQALAKRFGATDIVDFSKGNPVEQIMDLTGGEGVDAAIEAFGFPQTFEDCLRVTKAGGRVSNIGYHGENPAPLQLPLDAFGLGMNDKAVHTGLCPGGSERMKRLLRLLESGRIDPTPMTTHTFGFDRISEAFEMMTTKADGIVKPLITFP, encoded by the coding sequence ATGCCGGAGACGATGAAGTCCTTCGTGATCAAGACGGTCGGAGCGACCGAGGTGGTCGAGAAGCCGATCCCCGATCCCGGTCCGGAGGAAGCGATCGTCCGCACCACCGCGGCCCTGATCTGCACCTCCGACGTGCACACCGTCAAGGGCGCGCTCCCCGTCCCCGACGGCCGCACGCTCGGGCACGAGTCGGTCGGCGTCATCCACAAGCTGGGCTCGGCCGTCACCGGCTTCGAGGAGGGCCAGCGCGTCGTGGTCTGCGCGGTGACGCCCTGCTACCGCTGCTCGGCGTGCCAGCGCGGCTTCACGAGCCAGTGCGGCGGCGCGCTCGGCGGCTACAAGTACACCGTCCAGATGGACGGCAACATGGCCGAGTACTTCGTCGTCCCGGCCGCGGCGGCCAACCTCACCCCGATCCCCGAGGCGATCAGCGACGAGCAGGCCGCCTACTGCTGCGACATGCTCACCACGGGGTTCATGGGCGTCGAGCACTGCTACCTGCAGTTCGGCGAGACGGTGGCGATCTTCGCGCAGGGCCCCGTCGGCCTGTCCGCCACGATCGGTGCGCAGCTGATGGGGGCCGGGCGGATCATCGCGGTGGAGTCCCGCCCCGAGCGCCAGGCACTGGCCAAGCGCTTCGGCGCCACCGACATCGTCGACTTCAGCAAGGGCAACCCCGTCGAGCAGATCATGGACCTGACCGGGGGCGAGGGCGTCGACGCCGCCATCGAGGCGTTCGGGTTCCCGCAGACCTTCGAGGACTGCCTGCGCGTCACGAAGGCGGGCGGGCGCGTGTCGAACATCGGCTACCACGGCGAGAACCCGGCCCCGCTGCAGCTGCCGCTCGACGCGTTCGGCCTGGGCATGAACGACAAGGCCGTGCACACCGGCCTGTGCCCGGGCGGCAGCGAGCGGATGAAGCGGCTGCTGCGCCTGCTGGAGTCCGGTCGCATCGACCCGACGCCCATGACCACGCACACCTTCGGCTTCGACCGGATCAGCGAGGCGTTCGAGATGATGACGACCAAGGCCGACGGCATCGTCAAGCCCCTCATCACCTTCCCCTGA
- a CDS encoding ubiquitin-like protein Pup, protein MSQEQTKRQGGGGGDDDEGADAAAAGQERREKLGEDVDTILDEIDDVLEENAEDFVRAYVQKGGE, encoded by the coding sequence ATGTCGCAGGAGCAGACGAAGCGTCAGGGTGGCGGCGGCGGGGACGACGACGAGGGTGCCGACGCCGCGGCGGCCGGCCAGGAGCGTCGCGAGAAGCTCGGCGAGGACGTCGACACGATCCTCGACGAGATCGACGACGTCCTCGAGGAGAACGCGGAGGACTTCGTCCGCGCCTACGTCCAGAAGGGCGGCGAGTAG
- a CDS encoding helix-turn-helix domain-containing protein: protein MTYREFRAPAPLAGLVECGWVSRTGDDEPGGVQDVLPDGCMDLIWTGDGVLVAGPDTAPHPARRVPGTVLVGLRFAPGRLPGLLGVPATALRDRREPVGDVLGARPTGLHRHRRAGEDPSADLRAAVALLTDLVTALPGPGPERAAAELAARIGSGAGVAATADALGCTTRTLHRRCLEAFGYGPSVLRRVLRFRRAVALLHAGVAPAEVAARAGYADQPHLSREVRALGGVAPGQLGANRSTVVPSGSSTLA from the coding sequence GTGACCTACCGCGAGTTCCGGGCGCCGGCTCCGCTGGCCGGGCTCGTCGAGTGCGGCTGGGTGTCCCGGACCGGGGACGACGAGCCGGGCGGGGTCCAGGACGTGCTGCCCGACGGCTGCATGGACCTGATCTGGACCGGCGACGGCGTCCTCGTCGCGGGGCCCGACACCGCACCCCATCCGGCCCGCCGGGTCCCGGGCACGGTCCTGGTCGGGCTGCGCTTCGCCCCCGGCCGGTTGCCCGGGCTGCTCGGCGTCCCGGCCACGGCGCTGCGCGACCGGAGAGAACCGGTCGGCGACGTCCTCGGGGCCCGCCCGACCGGCCTGCACCGCCACCGCAGGGCCGGGGAGGACCCGTCCGCGGACCTCCGCGCGGCGGTCGCCCTGCTCACCGATCTCGTCACGGCCCTCCCCGGGCCGGGTCCCGAGCGCGCGGCGGCGGAGCTCGCCGCCCGGATCGGGTCCGGGGCGGGCGTCGCCGCCACGGCCGACGCGCTCGGCTGCACGACCCGCACGCTGCACCGGCGCTGCCTGGAGGCCTTCGGCTACGGCCCGTCGGTGCTGCGCCGGGTGCTGCGCTTCCGCCGCGCGGTGGCGCTGCTGCACGCGGGCGTCGCCCCGGCCGAGGTCGCCGCCCGCGCGGGGTACGCCGACCAGCCGCACCTCTCGCGCGAGGTGCGGGCGCTGGGCGGGGTGGCGCCCGGTCAGCTGGGGGCGAACAGGTCGACGGTCGTACCGTCCGGGTCGAGCACGCTGGCGTAG
- a CDS encoding protein-tyrosine phosphatase family protein: MSVEHRPRHVEGDVLLPDGTRVRGRGRRERPADPPPEFGLYLHRRRTLLGRPVLVPDWPAEWLDWPDFRVPRDGRRAAAAVEHAYRLARDGRRVEVACAGGTGRTGTVIACMAVLAGHPAADAVAWTREHYRPRAVETAAQRRWVLWFATL, translated from the coding sequence ATGTCCGTCGAGCACAGACCGCGGCACGTCGAGGGCGACGTGCTGCTCCCGGACGGGACCCGGGTGCGCGGCCGCGGGCGCCGGGAGCGGCCCGCCGATCCGCCCCCGGAGTTCGGGCTCTACCTGCACCGGCGGCGCACGCTGCTGGGTCGCCCGGTGCTCGTCCCGGACTGGCCGGCCGAGTGGCTGGACTGGCCCGACTTCCGCGTCCCGCGCGACGGCAGGCGCGCCGCGGCCGCGGTCGAGCACGCCTACCGCCTCGCCCGCGACGGCCGCCGCGTCGAGGTGGCCTGCGCCGGTGGCACCGGGCGCACCGGGACCGTCATCGCGTGCATGGCGGTGCTGGCCGGGCACCCCGCCGCCGACGCCGTGGCCTGGACCCGGGAGCACTACCGCCCCCGCGCGGTCGAGACGGCGGCGCAGCGCCGCTGGGTGCTCTGGTTCGCCACCCTCTGA
- a CDS encoding MarR family winged helix-turn-helix transcriptional regulator encodes MDDTRWLSADEQRTWRSFLTASRLLWDRVERQLQQEAGLPHAYYEILVRLSEAPDRTLRMSQLATTSLSSRSRLSHAVSRMEEAGWVQRRPCPSDKRGQLASLTEAGMERLRAAAPGHVEEVRQLLFDRLTPAQQASLREISDVLAAHLSPEPLWPAAGDVPADA; translated from the coding sequence GTGGACGACACACGGTGGCTGAGCGCCGACGAGCAGCGCACCTGGCGGAGCTTCCTCACGGCCAGCCGGCTGCTCTGGGACCGCGTGGAGCGCCAGCTCCAGCAGGAGGCCGGACTGCCGCACGCCTACTACGAGATCCTCGTGCGGCTCTCCGAGGCCCCGGACCGGACGCTGCGGATGAGCCAGCTCGCCACCACGTCGCTGTCCTCGCGCAGCCGGCTCTCGCACGCCGTCTCGCGGATGGAGGAGGCCGGCTGGGTGCAGCGGCGGCCCTGCCCGTCGGACAAGCGCGGGCAGCTCGCCTCGCTGACCGAGGCCGGGATGGAGCGCCTGCGGGCCGCCGCTCCCGGGCACGTCGAGGAGGTGCGGCAGCTGCTGTTCGACCGGCTCACCCCGGCCCAGCAGGCGTCCCTGCGCGAGATCAGCGACGTGCTCGCGGCCCACCTGTCCCCGGAGCCGCTGTGGCCCGCGGCGGGGGACGTGCCCGCGGACGCGTGA
- the arc gene encoding proteasome ATPase — MSPDEAVAQIRFLEEEVALLRRKLTESPRQARALEQRLAESASRLAQLSARNEKLTETLKDARGQLIALREEVDRLAQPPSGYGVFLARFEDETVDVFTSGRRMRVAVSPAVSTTDLRSGQTVRLNEALTVVEAGDYERIGEVCGLREVLSEPTADGLAGRALVVGHADEERVVWLAAPLFDESDPDLVKLKPGDSLLVDTKAGYAYERVPKAEVEDLVLEEVPDVGYEDIGGLFRQIEQIRDAVELPFLHAELFTEYELRPPKGVLLYGPPGCGKTLIAKAVANSLAKKIAAQRGDDPNEGRAFFLNIKGPELLNKFVGETERHIRLIFQRAREKASAGTPVIVFFDEMDSIFRTRGSGVSSDVETTIVPQLLAEIDGVEGLENVIVIGASNREDMIDPAILRPGRLDVKIKIERPDAEAAQDIFSKYLTDTLPVHDDDIAEFGGNRKACIDAMIERVVERMYDETEENRFLEVTYANGDKETLYFKDFNSGAMIQNIVDRSKKSAIKAVLESGQRGLRVQHLLDAIVDEFAENEDLPNTTNPDDWARISGKKGERIVYIRTLVTGKNEASSRAIDTASNTGQYL; from the coding sequence ATGAGTCCCGACGAGGCCGTCGCCCAGATCCGCTTCCTCGAAGAAGAGGTGGCCCTACTCCGCCGCAAGCTCACGGAGTCGCCGCGCCAGGCCCGTGCCCTGGAGCAGCGGCTCGCCGAGTCGGCCAGCAGGCTCGCCCAGCTCTCGGCCCGCAACGAGAAGCTGACCGAGACGCTCAAGGACGCCCGGGGTCAGCTCATCGCCCTCCGCGAGGAGGTCGACCGGCTCGCCCAGCCGCCCAGCGGCTACGGCGTGTTCCTCGCGCGCTTCGAGGACGAGACGGTCGACGTCTTCACCTCCGGCCGCCGGATGCGCGTCGCGGTCTCGCCCGCGGTGTCCACCACGGACCTCCGCAGCGGCCAGACCGTGCGGCTCAACGAGGCGCTCACCGTCGTCGAGGCGGGCGACTACGAGCGCATCGGTGAGGTCTGCGGGCTCCGCGAGGTGCTCTCCGAGCCCACCGCCGACGGCCTCGCGGGCCGGGCGCTGGTCGTCGGGCACGCCGACGAGGAGCGCGTGGTGTGGCTCGCCGCGCCGCTGTTCGACGAGTCCGACCCCGACCTGGTCAAGCTCAAGCCCGGCGACTCGCTGCTCGTCGACACCAAGGCCGGCTACGCCTACGAGCGCGTGCCCAAGGCCGAGGTCGAGGACCTCGTGCTGGAGGAGGTGCCCGACGTCGGCTACGAGGACATCGGTGGCCTGTTCCGGCAGATCGAGCAGATCCGCGACGCGGTGGAGCTGCCGTTCCTGCACGCCGAGCTGTTCACCGAGTACGAGCTGCGGCCCCCCAAGGGCGTGCTGCTCTACGGCCCTCCCGGTTGCGGCAAGACGCTGATCGCCAAGGCCGTCGCCAACTCGCTGGCCAAGAAGATCGCGGCCCAGCGCGGCGACGACCCCAACGAGGGCCGGGCCTTCTTCCTCAACATCAAGGGTCCCGAGCTGCTCAACAAGTTCGTGGGCGAGACCGAGCGGCACATCCGGCTGATCTTCCAGCGGGCGCGGGAGAAGGCGAGCGCCGGCACCCCGGTGATCGTGTTCTTCGACGAGATGGACTCCATCTTCCGCACCCGCGGGTCCGGCGTGTCCTCCGACGTCGAGACCACGATCGTGCCCCAGCTCCTCGCCGAGATCGACGGCGTCGAGGGCCTGGAGAACGTCATCGTCATCGGCGCCTCGAACCGCGAGGACATGATCGACCCGGCGATCCTGCGGCCGGGCCGGCTCGACGTCAAGATCAAGATCGAGCGTCCGGACGCCGAGGCGGCCCAGGACATCTTCTCCAAGTACCTCACCGACACCCTGCCCGTCCACGACGACGACATCGCGGAGTTCGGCGGCAACCGCAAGGCCTGCATCGACGCCATGATCGAGCGCGTGGTCGAGCGGATGTACGACGAGACCGAGGAGAACCGGTTCCTGGAGGTCACCTACGCCAACGGTGACAAGGAGACCCTGTACTTCAAGGACTTCAACTCCGGCGCCATGATCCAGAACATCGTCGACCGGTCCAAGAAGTCGGCCATCAAGGCGGTGCTCGAGTCCGGCCAGCGCGGACTGCGGGTGCAGCACCTCCTCGACGCGATCGTCGACGAGTTCGCCGAGAACGAGGACCTGCCCAACACGACCAACCCCGACGACTGGGCGCGGATCTCGGGCAAGAAGGGCGAGCGGATCGTCTACATCCGCACGCTGGTCACGGGCAAGAACGAGGCCAGCAGCCGGGCGATCGACACGGCGTCGAACACCGGCCAGTACCTGTAG
- a CDS encoding SLC13 family permease: MTSTEPAPRPADRPGTRTEPPVAAPADPRPPGRVWAFRGLGLLVAGITWLALGSATGLEPAGRTVAAIGVLMAVWWMTEALPLSATALVPIVAFPAFGVLSVGDATAPYADPIVFLFMGGFLIAIAMQKWELHRRIALLTLRTVGTHPRRIVLGMMIATAFLSMWVSNTATTLMMLPIALSVLALVVERSHGTGEVRRGSAISDTVDDPAVRIFGVGLVLSIAWSASIGGLGTLLGSPPNAIVAGYVSEQLDREITFLGWMQLGVPLVVVFLVIAWLLITRVLFRSGLDEVPGGREMIAGQLRDMGPTSTGEKRVLAVFAGAAFLWIAPGLLTQIGPVEAALPWLGDLDDTAIAIAAGVVLFLLPGHRRTGEGRGEMLLVWEDAQKGLPWGVLLLFGGGLSLAGAVAASGLDAWIGTQVQGLGVLPIVLLVGAIVAIVLLLTEVTSNTATAATFIPVLGGVALGIGADSMTLLIPAALAATCAFMLPVGTPPNAIVFGSGTVTIGQMARGGAVLNVVGVLLITLFSWLLGGWALGLQF; this comes from the coding sequence ATGACGAGCACGGAGCCCGCCCCGCGCCCCGCCGACCGGCCCGGCACCCGGACCGAGCCCCCGGTCGCGGCCCCGGCCGACCCGCGCCCGCCGGGCCGCGTGTGGGCCTTCCGCGGCCTCGGGCTGCTCGTCGCCGGGATCACCTGGCTCGCCCTCGGCTCGGCCACCGGGCTGGAGCCCGCCGGCCGCACGGTCGCCGCGATCGGCGTGCTGATGGCGGTCTGGTGGATGACCGAGGCGCTCCCGCTCTCGGCAACCGCGCTGGTCCCGATCGTCGCGTTCCCGGCCTTCGGCGTGCTCTCCGTCGGCGACGCCACCGCCCCGTACGCCGACCCGATCGTCTTCCTGTTCATGGGCGGCTTCCTCATCGCCATCGCGATGCAGAAGTGGGAGCTGCACCGGCGGATCGCCCTGCTGACGCTGCGGACGGTCGGCACCCATCCCCGGCGCATCGTCCTGGGCATGATGATCGCGACGGCGTTCCTGTCGATGTGGGTGTCGAACACCGCGACGACGCTGATGATGCTGCCGATCGCCCTGAGCGTGCTCGCGCTCGTGGTCGAGCGCAGCCACGGCACCGGCGAGGTGCGCCGCGGCTCGGCGATCAGCGACACCGTCGACGATCCCGCCGTGCGGATCTTCGGCGTCGGGCTCGTGCTGTCGATCGCCTGGTCGGCGTCGATCGGCGGGCTCGGCACCCTGCTCGGCAGCCCGCCCAACGCGATCGTGGCCGGCTACGTCAGCGAGCAGCTCGACCGCGAGATCACCTTCCTGGGCTGGATGCAGCTCGGGGTGCCGCTCGTCGTGGTGTTCCTGGTGATCGCCTGGCTGCTCATCACCCGCGTCCTGTTCCGGAGCGGGCTGGACGAGGTGCCGGGCGGCCGGGAGATGATCGCGGGGCAGCTCCGCGACATGGGACCGACGAGCACCGGGGAGAAGCGGGTCCTCGCCGTGTTCGCCGGGGCGGCGTTCCTGTGGATCGCCCCCGGCCTGCTCACCCAGATCGGGCCGGTCGAGGCGGCGCTGCCCTGGCTCGGCGACCTCGACGACACCGCGATCGCCATCGCCGCAGGGGTCGTGCTGTTCCTGCTGCCGGGCCACCGCCGGACCGGTGAGGGCCGCGGCGAGATGCTCCTGGTCTGGGAGGACGCCCAGAAGGGGCTGCCCTGGGGCGTCCTGCTGCTCTTCGGCGGCGGGCTGAGCCTGGCCGGGGCCGTCGCGGCCAGCGGGCTGGACGCCTGGATCGGCACCCAGGTGCAGGGCCTGGGCGTGCTGCCGATCGTGCTGCTCGTCGGGGCGATCGTGGCCATCGTCCTGCTGCTCACCGAGGTCACCAGCAACACCGCGACCGCGGCGACGTTCATCCCCGTGCTCGGCGGGGTCGCCCTGGGCATCGGCGCCGACTCGATGACGCTGCTGATCCCGGCCGCCCTGGCCGCGACCTGCGCGTTCATGCTTCCGGTCGGCACCCCGCCCAACGCCATCGTGTTCGGCAGCGGCACGGTCACCATCGGCCAGATGGCGCGCGGCGGGGCGGTGCTCAACGTCGTCGGCGTCCTGCTGATCACGCTGTTCAGCTGGCTGCTCGGCGGCTGGGCGCTCGGCCTGCAGTTCTGA
- a CDS encoding tRNA (adenine-N1)-methyltransferase, with protein MTDPDAGSTGPARGGPFRSGDRVQLTDPKGRHYTITLETGAQYHTHRGGIRHDDLIGQPEGSLVLSPVGTPYLALRHRLADYVLSMPRGAQVIYPKDAAQILMWGDVFPGARVLEAGAGSGALTCSLLQAVGPTGRVVSYEIRADHAEHAERNVRQFFGRIPPNWTLTVADLAAHAEAEDGQVDRAVLDMLAPWEQLDTVAKALVPGGVLVGYVATTTQLSRLTEALREQQCWTEPEAWETLVRAWHVVGLAVRPEHRMQGHTAFLVTARRLADGVSPPRPQRRPTSTR; from the coding sequence GTGACCGACCCCGACGCCGGGTCGACCGGTCCGGCCCGCGGCGGCCCGTTCCGCTCGGGCGACCGCGTGCAGCTCACCGACCCCAAGGGCCGGCACTACACGATCACCCTCGAGACCGGCGCGCAGTACCACACGCACCGCGGCGGGATCCGGCACGACGACCTCATCGGGCAGCCCGAGGGCAGCCTGGTCCTCTCGCCCGTGGGCACCCCCTACCTGGCGCTGCGCCACCGGCTCGCCGACTACGTCCTGTCGATGCCGCGCGGCGCGCAGGTCATCTACCCGAAGGACGCCGCGCAGATCCTCATGTGGGGCGACGTGTTCCCCGGCGCCCGCGTGCTGGAGGCCGGGGCCGGGTCCGGTGCGCTGACCTGCTCCCTGCTGCAGGCCGTCGGCCCCACCGGAAGGGTGGTGTCCTACGAGATCCGCGCCGACCACGCCGAGCACGCCGAGCGCAACGTGCGGCAGTTCTTCGGCCGCATCCCACCCAACTGGACCTTGACCGTGGCCGATCTCGCCGCTCACGCCGAGGCCGAGGACGGGCAGGTCGACCGGGCGGTGCTGGACATGCTGGCGCCGTGGGAGCAGCTCGACACCGTGGCGAAGGCGCTCGTCCCCGGTGGCGTGCTCGTCGGGTACGTCGCCACCACCACGCAGCTGTCGCGGCTCACCGAGGCCCTGCGGGAGCAGCAGTGCTGGACCGAGCCGGAGGCCTGGGAGACGCTGGTCAGGGCCTGGCACGTCGTCGGGCTCGCCGTCCGCCCCGAGCACCGGATGCAGGGCCACACGGCGTTCCTGGTGACCGCGCGTCGACTGGCCGACGGCGTCAGCCCGCCCCGGCCGCAGCGCCGGCCCACGTCCACCCGCTGA
- the dop gene encoding depupylase/deamidase Dop, whose protein sequence is MGTEIEYGISVPGDPTANPVITSTQVVLAYAAAADIPRSRRARWDYEVESPLRDARGFDLSAPTMHNPVDSELDDLGAANVILTNGARLYVDHAHPEFSTPEVTTPRDIVVWDKAGERVMEEAAMRSATVPGAPRIQLYKNNVDGKGASYGAHENYLMARSTTFPSIVSGLTPFFVTRQVVCGAGRVGRGAAGDEAGYQLAQRSDYIEVEVGLETTLKRGIINTRDEPHADADKYRRLHVIIGDANMSEYSTLLKVGTAAIVLDMIEKGVRFDELRLAEPVRSVHRISHDPTLKTTVDLADGRRMTGLDIQQAYFEKARAHVGDSPDEATAEVMQIWGEVLDDLARDPMSTADRLDWTAKLRLLEGYRERDGLTWDAPRLHLVDLQYTDVRMAKGLYNRLATRGSIKRLVSEDDVTAAMTAPPEDTRAYFRGRCLERYPAEVAAASWDSVIFDLGRESLVRIPTLEPLRGTRSHVGELIDNSRTAEELVEALTRG, encoded by the coding sequence ATGGGCACCGAGATCGAGTACGGCATCTCGGTCCCGGGCGACCCCACCGCCAACCCGGTGATCACGTCCACGCAGGTGGTGCTGGCCTACGCCGCGGCCGCCGACATCCCGCGCTCGCGGCGCGCCCGCTGGGACTACGAGGTGGAGTCGCCGCTGCGCGACGCCCGGGGCTTCGACCTCTCCGCGCCCACCATGCACAACCCCGTCGACTCCGAGCTCGACGACCTCGGCGCGGCGAACGTCATCCTCACCAACGGCGCGCGGCTCTACGTCGACCACGCCCACCCCGAGTTCTCCACCCCCGAGGTCACCACCCCGCGCGACATCGTGGTGTGGGACAAGGCGGGGGAGCGGGTGATGGAGGAGGCCGCGATGCGCTCGGCCACCGTGCCCGGGGCGCCGCGGATCCAGCTCTACAAGAACAACGTCGACGGCAAGGGCGCGAGCTACGGCGCCCACGAGAACTACCTGATGGCCCGCTCCACCACGTTCCCGTCGATCGTCTCGGGGCTGACGCCGTTCTTCGTGACGCGCCAGGTCGTCTGCGGCGCGGGCCGGGTCGGCCGGGGAGCGGCCGGCGACGAGGCCGGCTACCAGCTCGCGCAGCGCAGCGACTACATCGAGGTCGAGGTCGGCCTGGAGACCACGCTCAAGCGCGGCATCATCAACACCCGCGACGAGCCGCACGCCGACGCCGACAAGTACCGCAGGCTGCACGTCATCATCGGCGACGCCAACATGAGCGAGTACTCCACCCTCCTGAAGGTGGGGACGGCCGCGATCGTCCTGGACATGATCGAGAAGGGCGTGCGGTTCGACGAGCTGCGCCTCGCCGAGCCCGTCCGCTCGGTGCACCGGATCAGCCACGACCCGACGCTGAAGACGACGGTCGACCTGGCGGACGGCAGGCGGATGACGGGCCTGGACATCCAGCAGGCCTACTTCGAGAAGGCGCGCGCGCACGTCGGCGACAGCCCGGACGAGGCCACCGCGGAGGTCATGCAGATCTGGGGCGAGGTCCTCGACGACCTCGCGCGCGACCCGATGAGCACCGCCGACCGCCTCGACTGGACCGCGAAGCTGCGGCTGCTGGAGGGCTACCGCGAGCGCGACGGGCTCACCTGGGACGCCCCCCGCCTGCACCTGGTCGACCTGCAGTACACCGACGTCCGGATGGCGAAGGGGCTCTACAACCGGCTCGCCACGCGCGGCTCGATCAAGCGGTTGGTCTCCGAGGACGACGTCACCGCCGCGATGACCGCGCCGCCGGAGGACACCCGCGCCTACTTCCGCGGCCGCTGCCTGGAGCGCTACCCGGCCGAGGTCGCGGCGGCGTCGTGGGACTCGGTGATCTTCGACCTGGGCCGCGAGTCGCTGGTCCGCATCCCGACGCTGGAGCCGCTGCGCGGCACCCGTTCGCACGTCGGGGAACTGATCGACAACTCGCGCACCGCGGAGGAGCTCGTGGAGGCGCTCACCCGCGGCTGA
- a CDS encoding VOC family protein — translation MTIEAKLDAIGQVVGDMAATCAFYRMLGLAIPDGAESARHVEATLPGGLRLMFDTEDVALSLDPDWVPPVTGGRVGLAFLLPDPAGVDAAYAELTGAGHPGEREPFDAPWGQRYASVLDPDGTTVDLFAPS, via the coding sequence ATGACGATCGAGGCGAAGCTGGACGCCATCGGGCAGGTCGTGGGCGACATGGCCGCGACCTGCGCGTTCTACCGCATGCTGGGCCTGGCGATCCCCGACGGAGCGGAGTCCGCGCGGCACGTCGAGGCGACGCTGCCCGGCGGGCTGCGGCTGATGTTCGACACCGAGGACGTCGCCCTCTCCCTGGACCCCGACTGGGTGCCCCCGGTGACCGGTGGCCGGGTGGGGCTCGCGTTCCTGCTGCCGGACCCGGCCGGGGTCGACGCGGCGTACGCCGAGCTGACCGGCGCGGGGCACCCCGGCGAGCGGGAGCCGTTCGACGCGCCGTGGGGCCAGCGCTACGCCAGCGTGCTCGACCCGGACGGTACGACCGTCGACCTGTTCGCCCCCAGCTGA